From the Candidatus Macondimonas diazotrophica genome, one window contains:
- a CDS encoding NRDE family protein, producing the protein MCLLFVAWRPQARHCLIVAANRDEFHQRPALPAGPWRDATGVIGGRDLQGGGSWLGISAHGRFCALTNFREPNRRRQAGAPSRGALVSEVLRSPQSTHAVLTGMLDRIEAYPGFNLLTADHQGLWLLSNRTTPSLQPLPPGLYGISNGTLEAEWPKVRRGKTRIAHLLDEGEPSIDALFALLADDQVAPDNELPHTGLDSAWERMLSPAFIRHSQYGTRCSTVVLAETAAPLRLIERRFDAAGQPSGESDWTFDVDGQPVQVNA; encoded by the coding sequence ATGTGCCTCCTCTTTGTCGCCTGGCGCCCTCAGGCCCGCCATTGCTTGATCGTCGCTGCCAACCGCGATGAGTTCCACCAACGCCCAGCCTTGCCCGCCGGACCTTGGCGCGATGCCACTGGGGTGATTGGCGGACGCGATCTGCAAGGCGGCGGAAGCTGGCTGGGGATCTCCGCGCACGGACGGTTTTGCGCGCTGACCAATTTTCGCGAACCCAACCGTCGTCGACAGGCAGGCGCTCCCTCCCGCGGCGCGCTGGTGAGCGAGGTACTGCGCTCACCTCAGAGTACGCATGCCGTGCTGACCGGGATGCTCGACCGGATCGAGGCCTATCCCGGCTTCAATCTGCTGACCGCAGATCACCAAGGGCTATGGCTGCTCAGTAATCGCACCACCCCATCCTTGCAGCCGTTGCCACCCGGACTGTACGGCATCAGCAACGGCACCCTTGAGGCCGAATGGCCCAAGGTGCGGCGTGGCAAGACGCGAATCGCGCACCTGCTGGACGAGGGTGAACCTTCGATCGACGCGCTGTTCGCGCTGCTTGCCGACGACCAGGTCGCGCCCGACAACGAACTGCCGCACACCGGCCTGGATTCGGCTTGGGAACGGATGCTGTCGCCCGCCTTCATCCGCCATTCCCAGTACGGCACACGCTGTTCCACGGTCGTGCTCGCCGAGACGGCGGCACCGCTGCGGTTGATCGAACGGCGTTTCGACGCGGCCGGCCAGCCCAGTGGTGAATCCGATTGGACCTTTGATGTCGACGGCCAACCCGTGCAGGTGAACGCATGA
- a CDS encoding S9 family peptidase produces MTETPRVWMPEDVARAGCTPDQVGWLGDRLFWSESRPHQSGRTTVMSAATGAAAAECLPAPFSARSRLLEYGGGAFTLGGGALWFVNDPGQDLYRIDPSDAGRAQRVWQAGTDRFGDLQWDAAHHRLLAVREQVDGRLSIVALGRHGLETLASGADFYANPRVSADGHTLIFIAWDMPHMPWESAALYRADLVDGMPRQVRQIAGGPDRSICQAEFDTQGDVVLLGEVNGWWNPLRWHDGALHNLWTRPIECGFPRWQANMRQLAILEDGRVAWIATQQGQRQLLLLDPATAAATPLDLPWTEYASLSGMGDRLACVAAAPDRRPEVIRISLDPASATACSSAPALPPGIPVSRPQWLAFPSGEGEAFGHYYPPPPGSPSAGNRPPLLVRGHGGPTSRAVTALEPRTQFWTSRGYAVLDVDYRGSTGYGQAYRKALDGRWGEADVADCVAGADFLVSTGRVDGRRCVITGSSAGGLTVLGALAFHDRFAAGGCYYGIGDLAALAHDTHKFEARYLDSLVGPWPDAEPVYRARSPQYHAGKIKAPVIFFQGLEDRVVPPAQCRAMVCALRDNGVEAVYHEFAGEGHGFRRAETVIACLTAEAAFYARLLASDRTVR; encoded by the coding sequence ATGACCGAAACGCCTCGCGTCTGGATGCCCGAGGATGTCGCCCGGGCCGGTTGCACGCCGGATCAGGTCGGATGGCTCGGCGATCGCCTCTTCTGGAGCGAATCCCGCCCGCACCAGAGTGGCCGCACCACCGTGATGTCCGCGGCTACAGGCGCCGCAGCGGCCGAATGCCTTCCGGCACCGTTCAGTGCCCGCAGCCGGCTCCTGGAATACGGCGGCGGCGCGTTCACCCTCGGCGGCGGTGCGCTCTGGTTTGTCAACGACCCCGGGCAGGATCTCTACCGGATCGACCCATCCGACGCCGGCCGCGCACAACGAGTCTGGCAGGCCGGAACGGATCGCTTCGGCGACCTGCAATGGGACGCCGCGCATCATCGACTGCTGGCCGTGCGTGAACAGGTCGATGGCCGGCTCAGCATCGTTGCGCTGGGCCGCCATGGCCTGGAGACGCTGGCGAGCGGCGCGGACTTCTATGCCAATCCACGCGTGAGCGCCGATGGACACACCCTGATCTTCATCGCTTGGGACATGCCGCACATGCCTTGGGAAAGCGCGGCGCTCTACCGCGCCGACCTGGTGGACGGCATGCCGCGCCAGGTGCGACAGATTGCCGGCGGTCCGGACCGGAGCATCTGCCAGGCCGAGTTCGACACCCAGGGCGACGTCGTCCTGCTCGGTGAGGTGAACGGCTGGTGGAATCCGCTGCGCTGGCACGACGGCGCGCTGCACAACCTGTGGACCAGACCGATTGAATGCGGATTCCCACGCTGGCAAGCCAACATGCGCCAGCTGGCGATTCTGGAGGATGGTCGGGTGGCCTGGATCGCCACCCAGCAGGGGCAACGCCAGTTGCTGCTGCTCGATCCTGCCACCGCGGCGGCCACGCCACTTGATCTGCCCTGGACCGAATACGCCAGTCTGAGCGGGATGGGCGACCGGCTTGCGTGCGTCGCAGCGGCCCCGGATCGTCGACCGGAAGTGATCCGAATCAGCCTCGATCCGGCGAGCGCCACCGCCTGTTCGAGCGCGCCGGCATTGCCGCCCGGAATCCCGGTCTCCCGGCCACAATGGCTGGCCTTCCCGAGCGGCGAGGGCGAAGCCTTCGGACATTACTACCCGCCGCCCCCCGGCAGCCCGAGCGCCGGGAACCGCCCGCCCTTGTTGGTGCGCGGCCACGGCGGGCCCACCAGTCGCGCCGTCACCGCGCTCGAGCCCCGGACCCAGTTCTGGACCAGCCGCGGCTACGCCGTCCTGGACGTGGACTATCGCGGCAGTACCGGCTACGGACAGGCCTACCGCAAAGCCCTTGATGGCCGATGGGGCGAGGCGGATGTTGCCGACTGCGTCGCGGGCGCCGACTTCCTCGTTTCGACGGGAAGGGTGGACGGCCGGCGCTGTGTGATCACCGGGAGCAGTGCCGGCGGTCTGACCGTTCTCGGCGCATTGGCGTTCCATGACCGCTTCGCCGCCGGCGGATGCTATTACGGCATCGGCGATCTGGCGGCGCTGGCGCACGACACGCACAAGTTCGAGGCACGGTATCTCGACAGCCTGGTGGGACCCTGGCCCGATGCCGAGCCGGTTTATCGGGCGCGCTCACCGCAGTACCACGCCGGAAAGATCAAAGCGCCGGTAATTTTCTTCCAGGGCCTCGAGGATCGCGTGGTACCACCCGCCCAATGCCGCGCAATGGTCTGTGCCCTGCGCGATAACGGCGTTGAGGCCGTCTACCACGAGTTCGCCGGCGAGGGCCACGGTTTTCGCCGCGCCGAAACCGTCATCGCCTGTCTCACTGCGGAGGCCGCGTTCTATGCCCGTCTCCTGGCGAGCGACCGCACCGTCCGGTGA
- a CDS encoding TonB-dependent receptor encodes MSKRDVYLAAALCAFAAPALAAPQAELDALRAEFDEKFKALQADYEAQLKTLEERVQAAEAQADQAQVTAQTTAAKVEPTAPMTPSPAPLTSAFNPDISLILQGAYIDRAGGERPISGFLPAGEHAHTERGFTLDHTELVMSANIDPYLRGYLNLAFVDEETEIEEAWFQSLQLGHGLTVKGGRFLSGIGYQNEKHPHAWDFADNNLVYEALFGEHLIQDGLQMRWLAPTELFLELGAEVAKGQFFPGSDAGADKNGASSWAAFAHLGGDVGVSHSWRAGLSYLSAEPSEREGWVDDLNDVEALTLFSGDSETWLADMVWKWAPNGNPRERNFTFAAEYFQRKENGDLNCPDNSADGGACLDLTDGYDSDQSGWYAQAIYQFMPRWRVGTRYGRLTSGTTELGMNAASLEFADLNPERWSLMADYSPSEFSRFRLQYNRDEMQVGEPDDQFILQYIMSLGPHGAHQF; translated from the coding sequence ATGTCCAAGCGTGACGTATACCTTGCGGCGGCACTGTGCGCCTTCGCCGCACCGGCGCTGGCTGCGCCGCAAGCCGAACTCGATGCACTGCGTGCCGAATTCGATGAGAAATTCAAAGCCTTGCAGGCCGATTACGAAGCGCAGCTGAAGACGCTCGAAGAACGCGTCCAGGCGGCCGAGGCACAAGCCGACCAAGCCCAGGTGACGGCACAGACGACTGCCGCCAAGGTCGAGCCGACTGCGCCGATGACGCCCTCACCGGCGCCGCTAACAAGCGCCTTCAACCCCGATATCTCGCTGATCCTGCAGGGCGCCTATATCGATCGCGCCGGCGGCGAGCGGCCGATTTCGGGCTTCCTGCCGGCAGGCGAACACGCGCATACCGAGCGCGGTTTCACCCTGGACCACACCGAGCTGGTCATGAGTGCCAATATCGACCCCTACCTTCGGGGTTATCTGAATCTGGCCTTCGTCGACGAGGAAACGGAGATCGAGGAAGCGTGGTTCCAGAGCCTGCAGCTGGGTCACGGCCTCACCGTCAAGGGTGGGCGTTTCCTGTCCGGCATCGGCTACCAGAACGAAAAACATCCGCACGCCTGGGACTTCGCGGACAATAATCTGGTTTACGAGGCGCTGTTCGGCGAGCACCTGATTCAGGACGGCCTGCAGATGCGCTGGCTGGCACCGACCGAACTGTTCCTGGAGCTGGGCGCGGAAGTCGCCAAGGGACAGTTCTTTCCCGGCTCGGATGCCGGTGCAGACAAGAACGGTGCCAGCAGCTGGGCCGCGTTCGCCCATCTTGGCGGCGATGTTGGGGTATCGCACAGCTGGCGCGCTGGCCTGTCCTACCTGAGTGCAGAGCCGAGCGAGCGCGAAGGCTGGGTCGATGATCTGAACGATGTCGAGGCACTGACGCTGTTCTCGGGTGATTCCGAAACCTGGCTGGCCGATATGGTCTGGAAATGGGCACCGAACGGCAACCCACGTGAGCGGAACTTCACGTTCGCCGCCGAGTATTTCCAGCGCAAGGAAAATGGCGATCTCAATTGTCCTGACAACAGCGCCGACGGCGGTGCCTGCCTGGACCTGACCGACGGCTATGACAGCGACCAGTCCGGCTGGTACGCCCAGGCGATCTACCAGTTCATGCCCCGCTGGCGCGTCGGTACACGCTACGGCCGGCTCACCAGCGGCACCACCGAGCTCGGGATGAACGCCGCCAGCCTGGAATTCGCCGATCTGAATCCCGAACGCTGGAGCCTGATGGCCGACTACTCCCCTTCGGAGTTTTCGCGTTTTCGCCTGCAGTACAACCGCGACGAGATGCAGGTGGGTGAGCCGGATGATCAGTTCATCCTGCAATACATCATGAGCCTCGGCCCGCACGGCGCCCACCAGTTCTGA
- a CDS encoding metal ABC transporter substrate-binding protein, with amino-acid sequence MKLRFSILFLALLAMPSAQAALRVLACEPEWAALTRELAGDLAEVDSATTALQDPHRIEARPSLLAKARRADLVVCTGAELEIGWLPLMQRQTGNGAIQPGQPGYFEASAQVPLLERPTRLDRAQGDIHAAGNPHVHLDPHRIATIAQALAQRLAQLDPANAARYAQHNTDFQIRWQAAITRWETQGASLRGVPVMVHHKNFSYLADWLGLAVVGDLEPKPGMEPSATHLAKLLDSLAIRPARTILRAAYQPTKPSEWLSQKAGIPAVELPFTVGGAPGTDDLFGLFDVTLTRLLNAMP; translated from the coding sequence ATGAAACTCCGTTTTAGCATTCTCTTCCTTGCACTATTGGCAATGCCTTCTGCTCAGGCGGCGCTGCGCGTGCTGGCCTGCGAGCCCGAGTGGGCGGCGCTGACGCGTGAACTGGCCGGCGATCTGGCCGAGGTCGACTCGGCCACCACCGCCCTTCAGGACCCACACCGCATCGAGGCACGGCCCTCGTTGCTGGCCAAGGCACGGCGCGCGGATCTGGTAGTCTGCACTGGCGCCGAGCTGGAAATCGGCTGGTTGCCGCTGATGCAGCGCCAAACCGGAAACGGGGCGATTCAGCCCGGCCAGCCGGGCTACTTCGAGGCAAGTGCGCAGGTGCCGCTGCTGGAGCGGCCGACCCGACTCGACCGCGCCCAGGGGGACATTCACGCTGCCGGCAATCCGCACGTGCATCTGGACCCCCATCGCATCGCGACGATCGCCCAAGCGCTCGCCCAACGCCTAGCACAGCTCGACCCCGCCAACGCGGCACGCTATGCCCAGCACAACACGGATTTCCAGATACGCTGGCAGGCAGCAATCACCCGCTGGGAGACACAGGGCGCAAGCCTCCGAGGCGTACCAGTAATGGTGCACCACAAAAATTTCAGCTATCTGGCCGATTGGCTAGGGCTGGCCGTGGTGGGTGATCTCGAACCCAAACCTGGCATGGAACCCTCCGCCACCCATCTCGCCAAGCTGCTCGACTCGCTGGCGATCCGTCCCGCGCGGACCATTCTGCGCGCCGCCTATCAGCCCACGAAGCCGTCCGAATGGCTCTCGCAGAAAGCCGGCATTCCAGCCGTAGAGCTGCCCTTCACCGTCGGCGGGGCACCGGGCACGGATGACCTGTTCGGGCTGTTCGACGTGACCCTAACGCGCCTGCTGAATGCCATGCCATGA
- a CDS encoding metal ABC transporter permease — MNFVAIDVGLLLPAFAAGLLVLASHVLLGGEVLRRGIIFIDLAIAQFAGLGIVIASALGFEVGNWRMQVSAVTAALGGALLLRALERRAPQRLEALIGVAFVTAACAAIVIMSHDPHAGEHLQELLVGQILWTTWGDLGPLALVTATVLAAWFGLRLRHSPLGFYLLFALTVTASVQVVGVYLVFASLIVPALASSGGLARGYAIGAAGYGLGLLASALFDLPAGAAIVLSLVTIGSLAAGMPRPIRPSF; from the coding sequence ATGAATTTCGTTGCGATTGATGTGGGCCTCCTGCTGCCGGCCTTCGCGGCCGGCTTGCTGGTGCTGGCGAGCCACGTGCTGCTGGGCGGGGAGGTGCTGCGGCGGGGCATCATCTTCATCGATCTGGCGATCGCGCAGTTCGCTGGGCTCGGCATTGTCATCGCCAGCGCGCTCGGTTTCGAGGTCGGCAACTGGCGGATGCAGGTCAGTGCGGTGACTGCGGCACTGGGTGGTGCACTGTTGTTGCGCGCGCTGGAACGGCGCGCCCCGCAGCGTCTGGAAGCGCTGATCGGTGTCGCCTTCGTCACCGCCGCCTGCGCTGCCATCGTAATCATGAGCCACGATCCGCACGCCGGCGAGCACCTGCAGGAACTGCTGGTCGGGCAGATCCTGTGGACCACCTGGGGCGACCTGGGACCGTTGGCACTGGTGACCGCCACTGTGCTGGCGGCCTGGTTCGGGCTGCGCCTGAGGCATTCGCCGCTCGGCTTCTATCTGCTGTTCGCCCTCACCGTGACCGCCTCGGTGCAGGTGGTGGGCGTCTATCTGGTGTTCGCCAGCCTGATCGTACCCGCGCTGGCGTCCAGCGGCGGGTTGGCGCGCGGCTATGCAATCGGCGCGGCGGGCTATGGCTTGGGGTTGCTGGCTTCAGCGTTGTTTGATCTCCCAGCCGGAGCAGCCATCGTGCTCAGCCTGGTCACCATCGGTAGCCTGGCGGCAGGGATGCCGCGGCCGATTCGCCCATCTTTTTAA
- the ilvD gene encoding dihydroxy-acid dehydratase, with the protein MPDYRSWTTTRGRNMAGARALWRATGMKDGDFAKPIIAVANSFTQFVPGHVHLKDMGQLVAREIEAAGAVAKEFNTIAVDDGIAMGHDGMLYSLPSRDLIADSVEYMVNAHCADALVCISNCDKITPGMLMAALRLNIPTVFVSGGPMEAGKVIWDDQTHKLDLVDAMVSAADAKVSDERVGQLERSACPTCGSCSGMFTANSMNCLTEALGLSLPGNGSLLATHADREGLFRRAARLIVANTRRYYEDNDAAVLPRNIATFAAFENAIALDIAMGGSTNTVLHLLAAAFEAGVDFTMADIDRMSRHVPHLAKVAPSIQIYHMEDVHRAGGVMAILGELERGGLIHRDVPTVLHASLGAQIDEWDIRRTQDDAVHHYFRAAPGGVPTQVAFSQERRFAELDLDRAGGCIRDIAHAYSQDGGLAVLYGNLAKDGCIVKTAGVDEHILKFSGPARVFESQDAAVDAILGDRIGPGDVVVIRYEGPRGGPGMQEMLYPTSYLKSKGLGKLCALVTDGRFSGGTSGLSIGHASPEAAEGGTIGLVEEGDLIDIDIPARRIHLRVAEDELARRRAAMADRGADAWKPATPRARRVSAALRAYAAMTTSAAFGAVRDVSQVERQASPAEE; encoded by the coding sequence ATGCCTGACTATCGTTCCTGGACCACCACCCGCGGCCGCAACATGGCCGGCGCCCGCGCCCTGTGGCGCGCCACCGGCATGAAGGACGGCGATTTCGCCAAGCCTATCATCGCGGTCGCCAATTCCTTCACCCAGTTCGTCCCCGGCCATGTGCACCTGAAGGACATGGGTCAGCTCGTCGCGCGCGAGATCGAGGCCGCCGGCGCCGTGGCCAAGGAATTCAACACCATCGCGGTGGACGACGGCATCGCCATGGGCCACGACGGCATGCTCTATTCGCTGCCCTCGCGCGACCTCATCGCCGACTCGGTCGAATACATGGTGAACGCGCATTGCGCCGACGCCCTGGTGTGCATCTCCAACTGCGACAAGATCACCCCCGGCATGCTCATGGCGGCGCTGCGCCTGAACATCCCCACCGTTTTCGTCTCCGGCGGTCCCATGGAAGCCGGCAAGGTGATCTGGGACGATCAGACGCACAAGCTCGACCTGGTCGATGCGATGGTGTCGGCGGCCGATGCCAAGGTCAGTGACGAACGCGTGGGGCAGCTCGAGCGCTCCGCCTGTCCGACCTGCGGCTCGTGCTCGGGCATGTTCACCGCCAACTCCATGAACTGCCTCACCGAAGCACTGGGCCTGTCGCTGCCGGGCAATGGCTCCCTGCTCGCCACCCATGCCGATCGCGAAGGACTGTTCCGGCGCGCAGCGCGGCTGATCGTCGCCAACACCCGGCGCTACTACGAAGACAACGATGCCGCCGTGCTGCCGCGCAACATCGCGACCTTTGCCGCCTTCGAGAACGCCATCGCCCTGGACATCGCCATGGGGGGGTCGACCAACACCGTGCTGCACCTGCTGGCCGCCGCCTTCGAGGCCGGCGTCGATTTCACCATGGCCGACATCGACCGCATGTCACGCCACGTGCCGCATCTGGCCAAGGTCGCGCCATCCATCCAGATCTATCACATGGAAGACGTGCACCGCGCCGGCGGCGTGATGGCCATCCTCGGGGAACTGGAGCGCGGCGGGCTGATCCATCGCGATGTGCCAACCGTGCTGCACGCGAGCCTCGGCGCGCAGATCGACGAATGGGACATCCGCCGCACGCAGGATGACGCGGTTCACCATTACTTCCGCGCCGCGCCCGGCGGCGTGCCGACCCAGGTCGCCTTCTCGCAGGAGCGCCGCTTCGCCGAACTCGATCTGGACCGCGCCGGCGGCTGCATTCGCGACATCGCGCACGCCTATTCGCAGGACGGGGGCCTGGCCGTGCTCTACGGCAACCTCGCCAAGGACGGCTGCATCGTCAAGACTGCGGGCGTGGACGAGCATATCCTCAAGTTCTCCGGCCCGGCGCGCGTGTTCGAATCGCAGGATGCGGCCGTGGATGCCATCCTCGGCGACCGCATCGGCCCCGGCGACGTCGTGGTGATCCGCTATGAAGGCCCGCGCGGCGGCCCGGGCATGCAGGAAATGCTCTACCCCACCAGCTATCTGAAATCCAAGGGCCTCGGCAAGCTCTGCGCCCTGGTCACCGACGGGCGTTTTTCCGGCGGCACCTCAGGATTGTCCATCGGCCACGCCTCGCCCGAGGCAGCCGAGGGCGGCACGATCGGCCTGGTCGAGGAAGGTGATCTCATCGACATCGACATCCCCGCACGAAGGATCCACCTACGCGTCGCCGAGGACGAACTGGCGCGGCGCCGCGCCGCGATGGCGGATCGGGGTGCGGACGCGTGGAAGCCCGCCACCCCGCGAGCGCGCCGGGTGTCCGCAGCGCTGCGCGCCTACGCCGCCATGACCACCTCCGCCGCCTTCGGCGCCGTGCGGGATGTCAGCCAGGTCGAGCGCCAAGCGTCCCCAGCCGAAGAGTAA
- a CDS encoding diacylglycerol/lipid kinase family protein → MPNAVRPPHRLFAVLNPVGGHCDPVAVRAGLQAHCARSGQRCTIYETTGAENEDVPARVREAVADGAELVIAIGGDGTVSQVAQGLSGGPIPLAVIPVGTANVFARVMGIPLELEAACALLSAFAVRRVDAMESDGWLYVLHLGAGLSSLMIRDTDRAAKRRFGRLAYVWTAVRTLSGLQPHRFEIVVDGSRHRLRAKQVFIANGGYWGTEAIRLGPDIAPDDGVIDLCILNGRTVIDFAGIGWDFLWGRHRRNRKVRYLRAQRAITLDSRPRLPVQGDGEIVGRTPIELCIRPAAVAVAVPDGVETA, encoded by the coding sequence ATGCCAAACGCTGTCCGTCCACCCCACCGCCTATTCGCCGTTCTCAATCCGGTCGGGGGGCATTGCGACCCGGTCGCCGTCCGGGCGGGCTTGCAGGCGCACTGCGCGCGCAGCGGCCAGCGCTGCACGATTTACGAGACCACCGGGGCTGAGAACGAGGATGTCCCGGCGCGGGTGCGCGAAGCGGTGGCCGACGGCGCCGAACTGGTGATTGCGATCGGCGGTGACGGGACGGTTTCGCAGGTCGCCCAAGGGCTCTCCGGCGGGCCCATTCCGCTGGCCGTGATTCCGGTCGGAACGGCGAATGTGTTCGCCCGTGTCATGGGCATTCCGCTGGAACTGGAGGCTGCCTGTGCCCTGCTATCGGCCTTTGCGGTGCGCAGAGTCGACGCCATGGAATCGGACGGCTGGCTCTATGTGTTGCATCTGGGCGCGGGCCTGTCTTCGCTCATGATCCGCGACACCGATCGCGCCGCCAAGCGGCGCTTCGGCCGACTGGCTTATGTGTGGACCGCTGTGCGTACCTTGAGCGGGCTGCAGCCACATCGCTTCGAGATCGTGGTCGACGGATCGCGCCACCGTCTGCGTGCCAAGCAGGTCTTCATCGCCAACGGCGGATATTGGGGCACCGAGGCCATCCGTCTGGGGCCGGATATCGCACCGGACGACGGCGTGATCGATCTGTGCATTCTGAATGGCCGTACCGTGATCGATTTCGCCGGCATCGGCTGGGATTTTCTCTGGGGCCGGCATCGGCGCAATCGCAAGGTTCGCTATCTCCGGGCGCAGCGCGCCATTACCCTCGACAGCCGGCCTCGCCTGCCGGTTCAGGGCGATGGCGAAATCGTCGGCCGGACACCGATCGAACTGTGCATCCGGCCGGCGGCGGTGGCCGTCGCCGTGCCTGACGGCGTGGAGACGGCCTAA
- a CDS encoding MFS transporter has product MPAPDTMRSNNGHETSSKGRVLFASLVGTTIEFFDFYIYATAAVLVFPALFFPGGDPTTGMLQSLATFAIAFFARPVGSALFGHFGDRVGRKATLVAALLTMGLSTLLIGLLPTYAQIGVAAPALLALCRFGQGLGLGGEWGGAVLLATENAPPGRRAWYGMFPQLGAPIGFILSGGSFLLLTHYLDEAAFFAWGWRVPFLASSVLVAVGLWVRLNLEETPVFRQALAAETRERLPILTVLRTHPGALLRGTVLGLCTFVLFYLMTVFTLTWGTTALGYSRERFLLIQLFGVLFFGLTIPLAAHLADQRGRRWIMLAASGGIALFGFGFAPLFGAGSEGAILLFMALGLGLMGLTYGPLGTLLSEQFPTAVRYTGASLAFNLAGIFGASLAPYIATWLATRHGLHTVGWYLSAAALLTALAVWQTRESKAEAL; this is encoded by the coding sequence ATGCCAGCGCCAGATACGATGCGATCGAACAATGGGCACGAAACCTCAAGCAAGGGCCGCGTGCTGTTCGCCAGCCTGGTCGGCACGACCATCGAATTCTTCGATTTCTATATCTATGCCACGGCCGCGGTGCTGGTTTTCCCCGCACTGTTCTTTCCAGGCGGCGATCCCACCACCGGCATGCTGCAATCGCTGGCGACCTTCGCCATTGCGTTCTTCGCCCGGCCGGTGGGTTCGGCGCTGTTTGGCCACTTCGGCGATCGCGTCGGCCGCAAGGCCACGCTGGTGGCAGCACTGCTGACGATGGGCCTGTCGACGCTGCTGATCGGTCTATTGCCTACCTACGCCCAGATCGGTGTCGCGGCTCCGGCGCTGCTGGCGCTGTGCCGGTTCGGACAGGGGCTGGGTCTGGGCGGCGAATGGGGCGGCGCCGTGCTGCTCGCCACCGAAAACGCACCACCCGGCCGCCGGGCCTGGTACGGCATGTTTCCACAACTGGGCGCGCCGATCGGGTTCATTCTCTCGGGCGGATCGTTTCTGCTGCTGACGCACTATCTCGACGAGGCCGCATTTTTCGCCTGGGGCTGGCGGGTCCCGTTTCTGGCCAGCAGCGTGCTCGTGGCGGTGGGGCTCTGGGTGCGACTGAATCTCGAGGAAACGCCGGTGTTTCGGCAAGCGCTGGCAGCCGAGACGCGCGAGCGCCTGCCGATTCTCACCGTCCTGCGGACCCATCCGGGCGCGCTGTTGCGCGGGACGGTTCTGGGCCTGTGCACCTTTGTGCTGTTCTACCTGATGACGGTGTTCACGCTGACCTGGGGCACCACCGCGCTGGGCTATTCGCGCGAGCGCTTCCTGTTGATCCAGTTGTTTGGCGTGTTGTTCTTTGGCTTGACCATTCCGCTGGCGGCCCATCTGGCGGACCAACGGGGCAGGCGCTGGATCATGCTGGCCGCCAGCGGCGGCATCGCGCTGTTCGGCTTCGGTTTCGCGCCGCTTTTCGGGGCCGGCAGCGAGGGGGCCATCCTGTTGTTCATGGCACTGGGACTGGGCTTGATGGGGCTCACCTACGGCCCGCTCGGCACCTTGCTGAGCGAGCAGTTTCCCACCGCCGTGCGATACACCGGTGCTTCCCTCGCCTTCAACCTGGCCGGGATCTTCGGCGCCTCCCTGGCGCCTTATATCGCCACCTGGCTGGCCACGCGGCATGGCCTGCACACGGTGGGCTGGTATCTGTCCGCGGCGGCGCTGCTCACTGCGCTGGCGGTGTGGCAGACGCGCGAAAGCAAGGCTGAAGCCCTGTAG
- a CDS encoding universal stress protein gives MPAPLKLMVATDFSERSDRALRRATLIAREVEAELSLIHVVDEDQPRRIVEAERNNALAILHEQVSTLREMDGVSCMSRVVIGTVFGGIVQATREESPAVLIIGPHRRQELRDLFMGTTAERTIREVSCPVLMTNGPPVAPYRKCVLTTDCSDGSRRALGAADSLGIAPGAISSLMYVFDAPVLRLAMSYTLSEHEKTDYLDDERREAMRHLVEFAAKLSIKQPTLIVRQDKSTPASEILAAAEEQSSDLIVVGTRGASGFTRLLLGSVAEEVLRRARCDVLAVPPGSLG, from the coding sequence ACGGATTTCTCGGAACGGTCCGACCGTGCCCTGCGGCGTGCAACGTTGATTGCCCGGGAGGTTGAAGCCGAGTTGTCCTTGATCCATGTGGTTGATGAAGATCAACCTCGCCGGATCGTTGAGGCCGAGCGGAACAATGCCTTGGCCATATTACACGAGCAGGTCTCGACCCTGCGCGAGATGGACGGCGTCTCCTGTATGAGTCGCGTTGTAATCGGAACCGTTTTCGGCGGTATCGTCCAAGCGACGCGCGAGGAGTCACCCGCTGTGCTGATCATCGGTCCCCACCGCCGACAGGAGTTGCGGGATCTGTTCATGGGCACCACCGCCGAACGAACGATCCGCGAGGTTTCCTGCCCGGTTCTGATGACCAATGGCCCGCCGGTTGCGCCTTACCGAAAATGCGTGCTAACCACAGACTGCTCGGACGGTTCGCGGCGGGCGCTCGGTGCGGCTGATTCACTCGGCATCGCCCCGGGCGCAATTTCCTCCTTGATGTACGTCTTCGACGCGCCGGTGTTGCGGCTAGCCATGAGCTATACGTTATCTGAGCATGAAAAAACGGATTATCTTGACGATGAACGCAGGGAAGCAATGCGCCATTTGGTCGAATTCGCTGCAAAACTATCGATCAAACAACCCACTCTCATTGTGCGGCAAGACAAATCCACCCCGGCGTCGGAGATCCTGGCAGCCGCAGAGGAGCAGTCCTCGGATCTGATCGTGGTCGGTACGCGCGGCGCCAGCGGGTTTACTCGGCTTCTCTTGGGCAGCGTGGCCGAGGAAGTTCTGCGCCGCGCCCGCTGTGATGTGTTGGCGGTGCCACCGGGAAGCCTTGGATGA